The genomic window ATGGAGGTTGAGCAATATAAATATGGCCCCTTGATATGATATCACGCATGTGTCGATAAAAAAATGTTAATAATAATGTTCGAATATGTGATCCATCGATATCAGCATCTGTCATAATAATGATGTAATGGTAACGTAATTTTTCTGGATTATATTCTGTTTTTCCAATTCCACATCCTAATGCAGTAATTATTGTTCCAATTTCTTGAGAAGCAATCATTTTTTCGAATGTTGCTTTTTCAACATTCAGGATTTTTCCTTTTAGAGGTAATACAGCTTGGTTTTTACGATTTCTACCTTGTTTTGCTGATCCTCCAGCTGAGTCTCCTTCTACAAGATACAATTCTGAAAGTTTTGGATTTTTTTCTTGACAATCTGATAGTTTTCCTGGTAATCCGTGTACATCAATGGTGTTTTTTTTTTTACTAATGGCTCGGATTTTTTTAGCTGCTTCTCTGATTCGTGCTGCTTGAAGTATTTTATTAATAATGATTTTTGAATCTTTTGGATTTTCTAGTAAAAATTCTGAAAAATATTCTGTAATAATAGATTCTATTGGTGATTTTACTTCTGAAGATACGAGTTTTTCTTTTGTTTGAGATGAAAATCTTGGATTCTGCATTTTAATTGATATAATTGAACTGAGACCTTCACGTGTATCATCTCCAGTAGTTTGCGTTTTATTTTTTTTATTATATCCCTCTTTTTGAATATAACTATTAAGTGTTCGTGTAATTGCCGTTCTAAATCCTGAAAGGTGTGTTCCTCCATCTTTTTGGGGTATGTTATTGGTAAAACAATAAATTTTTTCTTTAAAAGAATTACTCCATTGCATTGCAATTTCTACTGTAATGTTATTTTTTTTAGATTTAAAATATATAATTTGTGTATGCAATGGTTGTTTATTTTTATTTAAAAATTTTATAAATGCTTTAATACCTCCTGAGTATGAATATATATTTTTTAAATTTTTTTCAGTATCTTTTATAGAAATTCTGATGTTAGAGTTTAAGAATGATAGTTCTTGTAATCGTTTTGATAATGTATCATATTGGAAATGAGTAACATTTGTAAAAATTTTATAGCTTGGCCAAAATTGTATTTTTGTTCCTGTTAAATTCGTTTTTCCTGTCATAATTAATGGTTTTTCTGGTTTACCGTTTCTATAAGTTTGTTGGTATATTTTTCCATTTCGATATATTGTTAATTGCAGTTTTTGAGATAAAGCATTAACAACAGATACACCCACACCATGTAATCCACCTGAAATTTTATACGTATTATTATCAAATTTTCCTCCAGAATGTAACATGGTTAAAATTACTTCTGCTGCTG from Buchnera aphidicola (Panaphis juglandis) includes these protein-coding regions:
- the gyrB gene encoding DNA topoisomerase (ATP-hydrolyzing) subunit B, whose protein sequence is MSNTYNSSSIKILKGLDAVRKRPGMYIGNTDDGSGLHHMVFEVVDNSIDEALAGYCKNIKITIHIDQSITIQDDGRGIPTEIHPEAGISAAEVILTMLHSGGKFDNNTYKISGGLHGVGVSVVNALSQKLQLTIYRNGKIYQQTYRNGKPEKPLIMTGKTNLTGTKIQFWPSYKIFTNVTHFQYDTLSKRLQELSFLNSNIRISIKDTEKNLKNIYSYSGGIKAFIKFLNKNKQPLHTQIIYFKSKKNNITVEIAMQWSNSFKEKIYCFTNNIPQKDGGTHLSGFRTAITRTLNSYIQKEGYNKKNKTQTTGDDTREGLSSIISIKMQNPRFSSQTKEKLVSSEVKSPIESIITEYFSEFLLENPKDSKIIINKILQAARIREAAKKIRAISKKKNTIDVHGLPGKLSDCQEKNPKLSELYLVEGDSAGGSAKQGRNRKNQAVLPLKGKILNVEKATFEKMIASQEIGTIITALGCGIGKTEYNPEKLRYHYIIIMTDADIDGSHIRTLLLTFFYRHMRDIISRGHIYIAQPPLYRIKQGKSSIYIKNENDMYKKQIQISLKNLIFQKKNQNQKNNHTEKFKKIILEYQKIKIGLKQQQFNFSDIILNELIHQPILNNLEIKNKVQNWIQKIIIKLNKYSKYIQYSSKIKESTEKKIFEPIIFEYDKLNSKNKTYYITQNFLIHPIYQKIKYLKYQWDILISEGDFIKKGEKIKTIINLQSTIHWLLQESQKEIHIQRYKGLGEMNPEQLWETTMNPNTRNMLQVTIKDAYSADKLFNTLMGDLVEPRKKFIEKNALMVENIDI